The Lycium barbarum isolate Lr01 chromosome 12, ASM1917538v2, whole genome shotgun sequence genome includes a region encoding these proteins:
- the LOC132624264 gene encoding probable LRR receptor-like serine/threonine-protein kinase At3g47570: protein MEKASSFLLSFVLQLLYFLVACIAANISTDQSALLAFKARVTLNSSHPLSLNWSSQVSICDWIGVTCGSRHQRVTVLNVSNMDIHGSIPPQLGNLSFLVSLDFSRNYLHGDLPQGLSRLRRLKVMNLGYNNFSGEIPMWFGFCSELQMLILDNNGFSGIPPASISNLSKLETLSIKNNQLRGSIPKDIGNLQSLKELFLVINHLTGSIPITIFNISSLEILALTLNELSGSLPVDICRCLQRIKSISIISNHLIGHIPAGLSNCTELYDLSMSYNNFDGTIPPEIVNLERLERLNLGGNNLQGSLPSAPSYWPTNLRYLDLGGNGIGGVIPSSISNSSNLKRLSLKNNKLSGKIPNSLGDLRKLQYLALSHNNLTGGIPTEMGNLYKLKILYMGGNKLSGSIPKELFNISTLRDMDLAFNNLSGSLPSAPGYWPTNLEYLHLGVNNIGGVIPSSISNSSNLKKLYLEDNKLSGKIPNSLGDLRQLEVLGLHINNLWSPHLSILTSLVNCRSLRHIVLADNPLNGVLPNSIGNLSISLELFYLYRCEIRGQIPLGIGNLSNLIALSLFGNDLTRSVPRTLCNLHNLQILGLGDNRLSGPLPECLCKLPKLGIANLSSAQISGQIPYCIGNVTSLRNIYLNSNRLTNIPMSLWSLKDLLELDLSNNSLVGSLPPDFGNLNHITFIDLSRNHLSGSIPTTVGDLQSLVYLSLAYNELQGSIPESLGKMISLVSVNLSNNILSGTIPKSLESLRYLKDFNVSFNRLEGEIPSNFTSQSFMGNEELCGDLLFRPCMTRSFHHSRRRKLLLIILVPLVASLMALASIVAFMLRRRGNRNVPTQAESFPTTTLARISYIEVERATQGFDQCNLLGCGGYGSVYKGIFANGMVRAIKVFNLQIEGAFKSFDSECEVLRNLRHRNLTKVITSCTNLDFKALLLEYMPNGSLEQWLHSDGYFLNMIQRLDIMIDVASALEYLHHGYVTIVVHSDLKPSNVLLDERLVGHVSDFGLAKLLGEGESIAHTKTLATMGYIAPEYGSVGLVSRRCDVHSYGIMLMETFTRRRPFDEMFHENLSMRSWVCNSLPVAPNDIIDATLWEPEETDFEKKLHCVSSILELALNCTVESPNERLNMKDVLAIIKKIKHELLRK, encoded by the exons ATGGAGAAAGCTAgctcttttcttctttcttttgtcttGCAATTACTCTATTTCTTAGTGGCATGCATTGCCGCAAACATAAGCACTGATCAATCTGCTCTTCTAGCCTTCAAAGCCAGAGTTACTCTAAATTCTTCTCATCCCTTATCCCTAAATTGGTCTTCTCAAGTTTCCATATGTGATTGGATTGGAGTCACTTGTGGCTCTCGCCACCAAAGGGTAACTGTACTAAATGTATCCAACATGGACATTCATGGGTCCATTCCACCACAGTTAGGAAACCTCTCGTTTCTTGTTTCTCTCGATTTTAGTAGAAATTATTTACATGGAGACCTCCCTCAAGGTTTGTCTCGTTTACGTCGATTGAAGGTGATGAATCTCGGGTACAATAATTTCAGTGGAGAGATTCCAATGTGGTTTGGTTTTTGTTCTGAGCTTCAAATGTTAATTCTTGATAACAACGGTTTCTCGGGTATACCCCCTGCTTCTATTTCTAACCTATCCAAGTTAGAAACTCTCAGTATTAAAAACAATCAACTTCGAGGCAGTATTCCCAAAGATATTGGCAACCTTCAGAGTCTAAAGGAGTTGTTTTTAGTCATTAACCACCTTACTggttcaattccaattaccaTTTTCAACATTTCCTCGTTGGAAATTTTAGCTCTCACATTAAATGAATTATCAGGGAGTCTTCCTGTAGATATATGCCGCTGTCTTCAAAGAATCAAGAGCATTTCAATAATTTCCAACCATTTGATTGGTCACATTCCAGCTGGTTTGTCTAATTGCACGGAATTGTATGACTTGTCAATGTCATACAATAACTTCGATGGGACCATTCCACCAGAAATTGTGAACTTGGAGAGGCTTGAAAGATTAAACCTTGGCGGAAACAACTTGCAAG GTAGTCTTCCATCTGCTCCAAGCTACTGGCCAACAAACCTAAGGTATTTGGATCTTGGTGGAAACGGCATTGGTGGAGTTATACCAAGCTCAATCTCCAATTCCTCCAATCTAAAGAGGTTATCTCTCAAAAATAACAAATTGAGTGGTAAAATTCCTAATTCATTGGGGGATTTGAGAAAGCTTCAATATTTGGCTTTGTCGCACAATAATTTAACAG GTGGTATACCTACAGAGATGGGAAATCTTTACAAATTGAAGATTCTATATATGGGTGGTAATAAATTAAGTGGTTCCATACCGAAAGAGCTCTTCAATATCTCTACGCTAAGAGACATGGACCTTGCTTTCAATAACCTTTCAGGTAGTCTTCCATCTGCTCCAGGCTACTGGCCAACAAACCTAGAGTATTTGCATCTTGGTGTAAACAACATTGGTGGAGTTATACccagctcaatctccaactcctCAAATCTAAAGAAATTATATCTCGAGGATAACAAATTGAGTGGCAAAATTCCTAACTCGTTGGGGGATTTGAGACAGCTTGAAGTTCTGGGCTTGCACATTAATAACTTATGGTCTCCACATCTGAGTATCTTAACTTCATTGGTGAACTGCAGATCTTTAAGACATATAGTATTAGCAGATAATCCTCTGAATGGTGTTCTTCCAAATTCCATTGGTAATCTCTCCATTTCTCTTGAACTGTTTTATTTATATCGTTGTGAAATTAGGGGCCAGATACCGTTAGGAATTGGGAATTTAAGTAACTTAATCGCTTTGTCCCTATTCGGCAATGACTTGACAAGATCAGTGCCAAGAACATTAtgtaatttacataatcttcaaATTTTAGGGCTTGGTGATAATAGGTTAAGTGGACCGTTGCCGGAGTGCCTTTGCAAATTGCCGAAGTTGGGCATAGCTAATTTGTCATCTGCTCAAATTTCGGGTCAGATACCGTATTGCATCGGTAACGTTACCTCTTTGAGAAATATTTATCTAAATTCAAATAGGCTCACTAACATACCGATGAGTCTATGGAGCCTCAAAGATCTTTTGGAGCTTGACTTGTCAAATAATTCTTTGGTTGGTTCACTGCCTCCTGATTTCGGTAACTTGAATCACATAACATTCATAGATTTGTCAAGGAATCACCTTTCAGGAAGTATTCCCACCACAGTTGGAGATttgcagagtcttgtttatcttTCTTTGGCTTATAATGAGTTGCAAGGATCTATTCCGGAGTCACTCgggaaaatgataagtttggtatCTGTGAATCTATCCAATAACATTCTTTCAGGTACGATTCCAAAATCACTGGAGTCACTTCGATATCTGAAGGATTTCAATGTATCATTCAATAGATTAGAAGGTGAAATCCCAAGTAATTTCACCTCTCAATCTTTTATGGGAAATGAAGAGTTATGTGGCGATTTGCTTTTCCGGCCTTGTATGACTAGGTCTTTTCATCATTCAAGGAGAAGAAAATTGCTACTGATTATACTTGTCCCATTGGTTGCTTCACTGATGGCACTTGCCTCAATCGTTGCATTTATGTTAAGGAGACGTGGGAATAGAAACGTTCCAACTCAAGCCGAATCCTTTCCTACAACAACACTAGCCAGGATTTCATACATTGAAGTTGAAAGGGCAACTCAAGGATTCGACCAATGCAACTTGCTCGGCTGTGGAGGTTACGGCTCTGTTTACAAGGGCATCTTTGCAAATGGGATGGTTAGGGCAATCAAAGTGTTTAATTTACAGATTGAAGGTGCATTCAAGAGTTTTGATTCTGAATGCGAAGTTTTACGCAACCTTCGCCATAGGAATCTTACCAAAGTTATCACCAGTTGTACTAACTTGGATTTTAAAGCTTTACTTCTAGAGTACATGCCCAATGGAAGCCTGGAGCAGTGGTTACATTCTGATGGTTACTTCTTGAATATGATCCAAAGATTAGACATAATGATCGATGTTGCATCTGCTTTGGAATATCTCCATCATGGTTATGTAACAATTGTTGTACATAGTGACTTGAAGCCTAGCAATGTCTTGCTAGATGAAAGGCTGGTTGGACATGTGAGTGACTTTGGCTTGGCGAAGTTATTAGGAGAAGGGGAATCTATTGCTCATACTAAAACACTTGCAACGATGGGCTACATCGCACCAG AGTATGGATCAGTAGGATTGGTTTCTCGAAGATGTGATGTGCACAGCTACGGCATTATGCTCATGGAAACTTTCACAAGGAGAAGGCCATTTGATGAAATGTTTCACGAAAATTTGAGTATGAGGAGTTGGGTCTGTAATTCACTACCTGTCGCAccaaatgatattattgatgccACCTTATGGGAACCTGAAGAGACTGATTTTGAGAAGAAGTTGCATTGTGTGTCCTCTATTTTGGAGTTGGCATTGAATTGCACAGTTGAATCTCCTAATGAGAGGCTGAATATGAAAGATGTCCTTGCAATTATCAAGAAGATCAAGCACGAACTCCTTCGCAAATGA
- the LOC132624512 gene encoding receptor kinase-like protein Xa21: MDRNDPFPRSPKKKVKRERRKALKLWNSLLSWLFSLLLFEYEENFISERYLRKDGSKSTTNSISQPGPPQISYYELLHATNWFSESNLLGNGSFEYVYKGIFQGGTTFAVKVLNLQQVASKSFDAECEILRDLCHWNLTKVITGCSSNDFKALLLEYMPNGNLKKLLYSDNHALDIMQRLNIMIDVSYTLQYLHHG; this comes from the exons ATGGATAGAAATGATCCTTTTCCAAGAAGTCCTAAGAAAAAGGTAAAACGAGAGAGAAGAAAAGCATTGAAGCTTTGGAACTCACTATTGAGTTGGCTATTCTCGTTATTACTTTTTGAGTATGAGGAGAACTTCATCAGCGA AAGATATCTGAGGAAAGATGGCAGTAAGAGCACAACCAACTCAATCTCTCAACCAGGACCACCACAGATTTCATATTATGAACTTTTACATGCAACAAACTGGTTCAGCGAAAGCAATTTGCTTGGCAATGGGAGTTTCGAATATGTTTATAAGGGGATATTTCAAGGCGGTACCACTTTTGCAGTAAAGGTGTTAAATTTGCAACAAGTTGCATCCAAGAGTTTCGATGCAGAATGTGAAATATTGAGAGACCTTTGCCATTGGAATCTCACAAAGGTCATAACTGGCTGTTCCAGCAATGATTTCAAAGCTTTATTATTAGAGTACATGCCAAATGGGAACCTTAAGAAGTTGCTATACTCTGACAACCATGCTTTAGATATAATGCAAAGACTGAATATTATGATAGATGTGTCTTACACATTACAGTATCTTCATCATGGTTAG